The following coding sequences are from one Panicum hallii strain FIL2 chromosome 5, PHallii_v3.1, whole genome shotgun sequence window:
- the LOC112892637 gene encoding NAC domain-containing protein 59-like: MSGSPPLPLSPSQEAGRPGNPLPTDLPRGYRFRPTDAELINHHLKPKLLGYHRPGKSIVIPEVDLRKVEPWDLPDTSRLDTSEWYVFNLRRHRGGFRIRVDRATPGGYWILTRKKRVMDDGNNRMVIGTKKTFFHYRGKAPKGTKNEEWVMHEYGVEVLPPAAPSAVPPPRPGRRRYCIRSCSTS, translated from the exons ATGTCAGGATCTCCCCCATTGCCATTGTCTCCTTCCCAAGAAGCGGGGAGGCCAGGAAATCCTCTGCCTACGGATCTCCCCCGGGGCTACCGTTTCCGCCCAACTGATGCTGAGCTGATCAACCACCACCTGAAGCCGAAGTTGCTTGGCTATCATAGGCCTGGAAAAAGCATCGTCATTCCTGAGGTTGATCTTCGCAAGGTGGAGCCATGGGATCTGCCCGACACGTCACGACTGGATACAAGTGAATGGTATGTCTTCAACCTGAGGAGGCACCGTGGGGGCTTCCGCATCCGGGTTGATCGAGCAACACCGGGCGGATACTGGATATTAACCCGGAAAAAGAGGGTTATGGACGACGGCAATAATAGGATGGTGATTGGGACGAAGAAGACATTTTTCCATTATAGGGGGAAGGCACCGAAGGGTACCAAGAATGAAGAATGGGTTATGCACGAGTACGGCGTCGAG gtactgcccccggccgcgccctcggccgtgcccccgccgcgccccggccgccgcaggtACTGCATCCGTTCATGTTCCACCAGCTGA